The region CCGTGCTCTAAGCAAAGTTTGACAACGGCGCAATCAGAAATGTTCATTCCAAATGCCTGCGCATTATTATGCGGGGGGATAAAACGAAGGAGTTTTATTGGTCGCAATATTTGATACCAAAATTACCCATATCTCACATGTTTATAATCTTGCTGCGCCAAGTAGAAAATAGCCAGTATTACAGCATCGGCCATGATAACAACCGGCGCAGGGGCTGAAGCGTTATCAGCTGTTCACGTCATGGGCGCAACAAATATCTCATGCAGCTCGGATGTTATTAAGATAGCCTAGACGTACATAGTGCTTTCTCTGTTTGTCTAGTGAACTTTGCTAGGGGTTCTTACCATGACGGACGAGAAACCCGAGCATGTGGCTGAGGGCTATTCCTATAACCCCTCTGTACTTCAACATGAAGAGCAAGTGCTTGATCCATCTGATTTAAACCAGCATGAGATTGATCAGGCCGAGCACCACCTTGCCGATATCATCGACGATCGTCTTGATGACCCCAATATGGATCCAAATTTGATCAATGATGCGGAGAAAGCAATGGAAACTGGCGACTTTAAGCACGAAATTGCTCTTGGACACATGATCGAGGAAGATTCGCCGTACACAGAAGTCCGAGCAACCGTTAGCAACGTGGATGACCCCACCATGCCTATTAACACTTTCCGGGCTTGGCTTCTGGGACTGATTACGGTGATTGTTGTTCCTGGATTGAACCAATTCTTGTATCTGCGTTTCCCCAGTACGACAATTTCCGGCTATGTGGTCACTATTTTCGTGTACCCGATGGGCAAGTTTTTGGCTTGGGCTCTGCCGACGAAGCAAATTCAAACTCGATTTGGTGCTCTAACGTTGAACCCTGGTCCATTTAATGTAAAGGAACACTCTCTGATCTCTATTATGGGCTTGATGTCGTACCAATCTGCATATGCTGCTGGTATCCCTGCCGTTCAAAAATTTACCTTAAACATGTCCGACTATGGCTTCGGATACGGTGTCCTACTCATTTTAAGCACCCAGTTGCTAGGTCTTTCCTTCGCCACATTCTGTCGACGATTCTTGGTTTGGCCTTCTCAAATGATTTGGCCCTACAATCTTCCAAAAGCTGCACTGCTTAACTCTCTCCATGGTGTCACAACATCAGAGGGTACATTCTCTGGAATGTCCCGGTTCAAGTTTTTCTGGATTGCTTTTGCAGCCTTGTTCTTTTATCAATTTTTTCCTACCTATATCTTCACGATGCTCAGCATCGGCAACTGGTTTTGTCTAATCGCGCCTGACAATGTCCCCTTAAATCAAATGCTCGGTACACAGTCGGGACTAAGTTTGATCCCACTTACCTTTGACTGGACGGTCATTTCATATTGCGTCTACCCTCTTGCAACACCTTGGTGGTCTTTGGCCAACCTTCTTGGAGGTTTCATTCTCTTTTTTGTTATTGTTTGTCCCGCAATGTATTATACGAACACTTGGAACGCCAAGTATCTTCCTATGTTCTCTACTGGGACATTCGATCGTCTTGGAGATTCGTTTAACGTCACCAATGTTATTGAAAAACTTCCTGGTGGTGGAATCGTGTTTTCTCCTGAAAAATACAATGACTATTCGTTACTGTATTTGCCTTCTGCTCTTACCGTTGGCTACTTTTTGTCATTTGCCTCGGTCACTGCAGTCCTTGTGCACGTCGGTCTTTTCCATGGTAAGACGATCTGGAAGCAAATGCGCTCGTCTCCACTTGAAGCGAATGATGTCCACATGCGTCTTATGAGCAAGTACAAAGAAGCCCCATGGTTTTGGTATGTGTCGCTGTTTTTGGTGTCATTTGGTATGGGTGTTGGTGCTATTCACGGATGGGACACCGGTATGAATGCTGGTCATTTTATCCTCGCCATTGTTGTTGGTGCAATTTTCCTGCTTCCAATCGGTATCATTATGGCTATTTCGAACCAGGAGGTTGGCCTTAACATGATTTCTGAGTTGATTATTGGATACATGAATCCTGGCCATCCTATCGCTATGATGATTTTCAAAACAACAATGTACATGATTACCTATCAGGGTATTCAGTTCATTCAAGACCAAAAGCTGGCGCATTACATGAAACTTCCTCCGCGAACTGTATTCACCGCTCAAGTGTTTGCAACTGCAGTTGGCGGTGTGGTTCAGTTGGCAGTACAAACATGGGCTTTCGCAAATATTGAAGGTATTTGCTCAAAGAACCAGATTGACAAGTTCAATTGCGCCAACTACCGGGTGTTTGGTACTGCAAGTATTGTGTGGGGACTCATTGGTCCAGAAAAATTGTTCAGTCCTGGACGTCGGTATAACAATTTGATGTATGGCTTCCTTGTTGGAGCTTTGGCTCCCATCGTTGTCTGGCTTTTGGCCAAGAAGTTCCCGAAGAGTGGGTGGCGATTGGTCAACATGCCCGTCATTTTCACAGGGACGGGTAACATCCCGCCTGCTACTGGTGCCAACTATCTCCCGGCTATTGCGATCGGATTTTGCTCGCAATATATGTGGAAGCGGTATAAGCATGTTTCATGGGCAAAGTACAATTATATTTTGTCTGCAGCTCTGGATGGTGCATCGGCTGTGGCAACGTGCTTCATTTTCTTTGTGCTGCAATACCCCAAAGGACCAAACCAGGATTTCCTTGCTGAGGGTTGGTGGGGCAACTACAACTGGCAGAATACAGCCGACGCTCTCCAATCGCCTTATCTTACTGCTCCAGATGGAGGCTTCGAAGGAACGCCCATTCAGGTTGGCCAACCTGCCTAACTATGCTAAGAATAATACTTGGAACAACATTTGACCTGCATCAGTTTCACTCTTATTTAACGTATTATTAATGCTCCATATCTCTTAGGGTTAGTGACAGTTAAATGAAAATGGGCTTTTGTTCACGTACGATGCCTTTAGGCTTGCCCTATAATTGCAACAAAAGTGTTATATGATCCTTGGCGGTTACTCAGTCTGCGGCCATTATCCCTACCATCTGCTAGTTCTACTGCATAGCGGTACAATGTGGGAGTTTCTGATTAGGGTATTGAATATGGTGTCTTGTTCACCTTTTCCGCAAAACTACTAGGTGCTTTGTCAACTGTGCACAATACACTGTATTTAGACCAAAATATGTACTAATTGCAGTCCGGGCGAAACCTGTGCTGACATTGACGACGATCCCCTGCAGATTGAACACTGAATAAGAAGTATGCCAACATTTTATATATGTAATTGCTGAAAATGTTATGTTAGGAGTTCGCATTATTAGTAACTAATGACTCGCAGTATAAGCGTGCTTGACTGTTGCATGGCTTATCCGCAGTTACCAGGTCCGGCTTCGTGCGGGGAAAGACACCGTAAACgtggctcgagcgtgcccaGGTCGGGTATCAAAAAGTCTTGGCGCAAAACGCAATTATGATTGGCCCATTCTGCGGGATACCGGCAACCTCGTGCATTTAACATTAATGAATATATTCGTGAGGCTACGTCAGAAAGCGTCGCACGTTCTTTTACACGGGCCGATGCATGTCGAACTGCTTCTTTTATTAAAATTTCGTTGCTCTATTGGGCAGTCGTCAGTGAATATAGCTATCGAAAGTGCCAAGCAGTACAATCACTATCAGAGAGCATATTAATGGTGTCTCATTGGCTAAAAGCAACACGTACCCGATCTACAATTAGGTTAGCGATGTCATGAAGCTCCCGAAAGAGGCCGGAGGCTATGTCATGAGTAATTCAAAGAATACATAAAGACCTTGAGTCGGGATCTTGGGATACAGACTAGCCACGGCTGGAAACATTAATCTCTGTTTTCGCTATGTCGCAAAAAATCCCGGTCATGCCGGGTCAAAAGCTTTCAAATGGCGACAAGCTGAACCGTCTCCAGAAACAGGTTCAAAACCTCCTTAATTTGGATCGAGCTCGGTAAGCACTGGTTAGTTGGCTTATACCAGCTTCCCTGGCGCACTTCCTGTTTCTATGAACCGCCGTTCGTTGTCAGTTCTTGTACGAGAAGAGTGAGTGCTTTATCTTACGATCAGTTTCTGGGTGTGTGAGAAATCTGATGGTCTCCGCGTGCTCGTTCTCATTGTGAAATCACCAGTGACAGACAAACAAGAGGTTTACTTGGTGAACAGGAAAAATGAATTTTATGAGGTTTCCGGTGTGGTATTTGCCTGTTTCCAAACTGGTCTTTTCTCAGAGGGTATATCTGAAGGTCGTACCGATACTCTTTTAGATGGAGAACTTGTCGTCTATGTTGACTGCCATGGAAAACTATTGCATCACCTCCTTCTCTTTGATTGTATGGCAATTGACGGCGAAAGTTTAGTGCAACTTCCGCTGATAAAGAGATATGCACGTTTGCGAAATGATATCCTTCGTCCCTATAAATGCTATTTGGACAACAATAAAACAAACGATCCACCTTTTGATGTACAAGTCAAGCAAATGAGATGTGCCTATGAGCTCGATTCCGTTCTGGAGGGTCTTGCAAATACGAAACACAATACAGATGGCCTCATCTTTACTAATACTATGGGTGGTTACAATTGTGGTACGGACCGGAGAATACTGAAATGGAAACCACCTCATGAGACCACAATTGATCTTAAGCTCCAACTCAGGTTCCCCCCCGACTTGGACGCAGATCCACAAGGGAAGGTTCCAAATTACTATGCCAAACCCCTATTTCAACTATTTCGACAGGTTAAAGGAAACACACACGAGCCATTTGATTATCTTGAAATGAGAGATGAAGAATGGGAGCAATGGAAACGCTCaggcgagcagctcgatgACCGAATCGTGGAATGTTCCTGGCAATATATCACCAATGGGCCTGCCCATGACGGAACATGGCGCATTGTCCGTATCCGTGATGACAAGGTGGTTGCAAACCACAGATATGCAGTTTGCCATATCCTCAATACGATAAAAGAAGGCGTGAACCAAGAAGACTTAAAAAAGCTCATACCAGCTATTCGAACTTCATGGACATCATCAAAACGTGAACAAGCCCGAGTTCGAGCGCAAAACAAGTCTGCGTCACCGGTCAAAGCGGGTTCTAGCAAAATTAAGACCTGCAACGAAGAAATTAGCGTCGGCTCTTCTTTGCCACAAAGAGAGTTTCGAAATTTAGTTTCTGATTGACAATACTGAGATTTACTCTTATTTCTCATCTCTTCTGTACAAACAACACGCGTCTCATGGCCTCTCATTAAGCATCCACTACTTTTATTTCTACTGTATAGCCCTATGATTCATTTAAAGTGTACTTATGATTAGTTTTTGATCTAAATATGTAACAACTATACTAGAAAATTGAATTATGCACAACCCATATGGTTTTGAGATGCGATGTAAACCAGAGTCCAAAGTGGCCCGTGCGTTCTGTCAAAAAAAGTTTTGCAAGTGTCACCAGATACATCAGTTGCTGGTTGGTCGGCACGATGCGGCGTTTGGTGATTGCACTAAAACAAAACAAAACAAAAATTTGAATCAAAAGCACGCCCACATACGGATCATGCTAAATTATCTTATTCACCAAAGTCGTTTCATCATGATGTTAATCCAGTGGTCCGGGGTAAGTGATCGCTACTAAAATTTACATTCTTTGAGTACGAGACCTTCATGGCTTTGACGATGAATTCCGGATCCAGGGTCTAGTTGGTCCTAAGCACCTCATTGGTTCTGGTAGTCCATTCAAGGTGCTGTTATACGGTTTCTTGGTCGGCGCAGCAGTTCCACTTGACATGTGGCTGCTAGATCAACGCTTTCCCAAAGGCCTCTGGTGTCTGATAAATGCTCCGGTGATGATTTCGGGTGTTTGCGGTATCCCTCCAGCAGTTGGTATGCAGCACACAGCGCCAATCCTAATTGTTTTTCTCTCTCAATTCGTCTGGACACGATCCCATTCGATGACATGGAACAAGTACTATTACATATTGGCAGCTTCGCTGGTAAATGTCTTTTCTACTGCTTTGGTGTTTATATTCTTTGCGGTACACTTGTATAAAAGGACCGAGCCAGCACTTTCTCAGCTCAGGATGGTGGGGAAACTCAGCGTACAAGAATGCAGCAGACTATAAGAGCACGCCCTACCTCGAAGCGCCCGAAGCTGTATTCGAAGGGACGCCTATCGGATTTGGACGACCAGCCTAGCTACACTGGCATAGGACGAAGTTTGGTGCTAGTTCAACGCCTCTTTACCCCACATTCTCCACTTCTGAGGTTAGCGCGGTATGATTGATAATCTTATGTTCGCACGTCTCACTTGAGAGGATTATTGAATGAAAAAATTGTACTACAGTTGGGACTTGTCAGGCTTCCTAGCTCTATGGAATATGTCACTGCCAGGCCTGACTCATACACCCATCGCATGTGCCTACGTGAGCTAGGTGCAGGGCTAGATGTTGGATTCTGATTGGCTTATCGAAATCGGGAACTACGATTGCGTTATTATCCTGCAATATTTCGAAATGAAACGGCGCCTGCATGAGAAGCACGCTATCGTGACCTGCTATCATGGCCCTATCCCTCGAGAATAGGCGCATTCTGCCACGGTATTTCATTACATTCACAGACACCTAGTTTCTTCTGACCACTGCGGGCTTCCTTTAGTGGCAAATGACACTGGAGAAAACGCCACTTGAGCGATGGATAGGCCATGTTGCAGGGCCACACGACGAGATAGGAGAAGTTTCGCCTGAGATGCCTAGGAGCCCCACAGAACCGTCTTTGCATCATATCAAAAATGTTGTGCAAGATCGGTTCGAAGACCCCAATATGGATCATGACCTTGTCGAGGATGCGGAGCAAGCACTTGATTCCGATGACGTCAAGCTGGAAGCAAAGCTAGAACATCTGTTTGAAGATGACTCTCCGTACCCAGAAGTCCGAGCATCTGTGAGCAATGTGGATGACCCTCATATGCCCTACAATACATTTCGGTTATGGCTTCTAGGGTTGCTTGTGATTATTGTTGTGCCTGGTCTGAACCAGCTGCTGAATATGCGTTATCCGACCACGACTGTGACACCCTACTGTGTGATGATTGTGGTATACCCTATGGGCAAATTTCTCGCATGGGCACTTCCCACGCGAGTATGGACAACCCGGTTTGGCTCATGGTCGTTGAATCCCGGCCCATTCAATGTGAAGGAACACACGCTGCTGGCGCTTATGACGCTTATGTCTTCCCATTCAGCATACGCCACCTCGATTCCTACTGTGCAGCGCTTTACTCTTGGCGTTGGAGACTGGGGTATTGGATATGGAATTCTACTGATTGTGAgcacgcagctcctggGCGTATCATTTGCGAGTTTTTGCCGTCGGTTCCTTATTTGGCCTTCGCAGATGATCTGGCCTCAAAACCTCCCCAAAGCAGCGTTGCTCAACTCTTTACATGGTATTCAGACTTCACAAGGCGCCTTTCCTGGTGTTTCGCGCTTCAAGTTTTTCTGGCTTGCATTCGTCGTGTTATTCTTTTACCAGTTCTTCCCCACCTATATTTTTGCGATGCTGAGTATCGGAAATTGGTTTTGTCTCATTTCGCCCACAAATGTACCCCTAAACCAGATGCTTGGGTCTCAGTCTGGACTGGGTCTCCTTCCGTTTACGTTTGACTGGACTGTGGTTAACTCGGTGATTCATCCGCTGTACTCGCCGTGGTGGTCACTGGCCAATCTTCTCGGTGGCTTCGTCATCTTTTACGTGATTCTGTGCCCCGCGTTGTACTATTCAAATACGTGGAACATGAAGTACCTTCCGATGTTTTCCTCGTCTACCTTTGACCGGTTCGGGCAAAAGTACAATTCCAGTAATGTCTCTGTAAAGCTCCCCAGCGGCGGTTTACGATTCGTTCCTGAAATGTATGATAACTATTCAGGCCTGTATATTCCCTCTGCCCTTGCCATCAGCTACTTTCTGGCGTTTGCATCCGTGTCTGGTGTGATTGTGCATGTGACACTCTTTCATGGCAAAGCACTGTGGCGCCAGTTGCGCACGCCCCCCAAGGAAGCGAACGACGTGCACATGCGACTGATGAATAAGTACAAAGAGGCGCCATACTGGTGGTATCTCGCTGTATTTTTGGTTGCGTTCGGCATGGGCGTGGGTTCTATTCACGGATGGCCGACGGGAATGCATGCCGGGCATTTTGTTTTAGCGATCGTGATCGGCGCCGTCTTCCTCCTTCCTGTTGGCGTCGTGACAGCGATTTCGAACCAGGAAGTGGGCTTGAATATGCTCTCAGAGCTCATCATTGGCTACATTCTTCCTGGATTCCCCATTGCCATGATGATTTTCAAGTCGACCATGTACACCGTGTCGTGGCAAGGTGTGCAATTCGCGATGGACCAAAAGCTGGCGCACTATATGAAAGTCCCGCCCCGTGCTACATTCATTGTACAGACCGTGGCAGCGACCGTGGGCGGTATCGTGAACATCTTGGTCCAGCAATGGGCCTTTAGCAACATTGAAGGGATCTGTCGCACTGACCAACCCGACAAGTTtacgtgcgcgccgagtaTGACGTTTGGCCAGGCGAGTATCGTGTGGGGCCTTATCGGCCCCAAGTACATGTTCAGCCCCGGCCGTCCGTATAATGCACTTCTCTATGGTTTTTTGGTCGGAGCGGCCGTCCCCCTCGTCATGTGGCTACTTGCTCTGCGCTTCCCTAAAGGCCCCTGGCGCCTGATCAATATCCCAGTGATGTTTGCGGGTATCGGCAGCATTCCCCCTGCGACCGGAATCCAGTACACGGCCCCGATCCTGGTTGGCTTCCTCACTCAATTTGTCTGGAAACGCTTCGGCTCGGTAACATGGAGTAAGTACAACTATATCCtggccgctgcgctcgaaggcgcctcggccattGCGGTCGTCTTTATCTTCTTTACGCTGCAGTTTCCCAAAGGCCCGAACCAGCACTTTCTCAATGCGGGATGGTGGGGTAACTCTGCGTACAAGAACACGGCAGACTACAAAGGCACGCCCTACCTCCACGTGCCAAAAAACGGTTTCCAGGGCACGCCTGCCCAGCTCGGCCTTGCTTCGTAGCCCTGCGGCGTCTGGCGCCCGTCATTACATAAGCATACCTATATAGGGCAAAGTCTGGCCCAAGCGCCGCTTGTGGCGACCAGCCAGGGAAAGGTACcgatggacgaggcgctccagccGTTCTTTACGGTGGGCTTTCCCTGTCACCTAGAGTCGCTTCCGACACTGCACTACAGTTTGGTTCCGAGTGAACATGATGAatcgagcgactcggagGATGAACTGAACGCCGGCCAAGGCATGCGGCTCCTGCCCCAGCTGGTGCCGAGTGAGCGCCAGCCGTGGCCCGTGATCATGCGCAATGCCAAGTCGGAGACTTTTATGGAGTCTGTAGACCAGTGGACGAAgctgctcgtgctgctGGATGCCGCCGATCCGGATCCTCACTTTACTGGGCTGCGCCGGTTCTTTgacacgcgcctcgccaaggTGCTCCAAGAAGCGCCCAGGAGCCCCGAGGAGACCCTTTTTGCTTCGATGACCCTGGGAGAGAGCGGCCGCAACGGCTCGCCCGCTCCtcccgagcccgaggcgaccggcgctccagtcgagcgccgtggcTCGTTTACGCCCGGACGGCTGCAGAAGCACTTTCAGTGGACACGGCGTCCCTCGCTTCCCGCGGCAATGCATTCGCGGCCGCAGGATACAGACATGGCGCCAGTCTCTCAGCCCAGATCGATCCTGGGCTCGATGCGGCGTAGTTCGCGCCGTGGCGATGGGGACGCTGGTACTGTCAATACAGACATGTACGAGCTCTGGGTGGCGTCTGTACCCGATGAGACTAATGCGCGATGCGTGCGCTTCAATGTGCGACTGGATTTGCACGCTGTGCGCCTTGCGCCCTCCCCTTCGATGGCCGAGCCCAAAAACGATGCGCGGACGAAACGGGCGCCCGGCCTGGAGTTTACGCCCGTGGTGCGGGACGATACAAGCACACCTCCCActggcgcgccgtccacgGTCGAGTCGCTTGCGAGCGATGAGGTGAGTGGTTCAGtttcgcggcgctcgttTGTGCATCGCATCCTCgaccgcggcctgcgcaagTCGAGTGTTTCCGGCGCGCCAGCCGCATCGTCGCAAGCATGGATGCGGAACCACGACCATCTGGACCCCTATGGCCCCGAAAatgccgaggcgatcgactcggacgacgaggtggaCCACCGGCGGGAGGACCGACCTGCGTCCGGCcctcggcgcagctcgtcgggcagtgccgcggcgcgctcgctcggcacgcacgcgaTGCCCTCCGACCTCGGTCGTGTCGAGGAGGACTCGCTGTTTGAGCCGAGCGAGTACAACTCGGGGTTGCGCAGTATTATGCAAGACAGCAAAGCGACCACGTCTATGTATGATTCCGATGTACCTGGCGTCGGCGATGGCGAGGATTTTttggcgctgctgcggcgtgcaTCTGCGACGGTGCTGCGCCCCGGCACGCAGTCCAGCTGGAACCGCGGTgcggacgatgcgctgccgTCGATACTCTCGTATGCCATGGCGCAGGCCTTTGGCTGGGAAGGTGTGCAGCACCTGTGCTATGGCGCTGGGAGTCTCTGTGCGCAAGAGCAAGTCTTTGCCCCCCTTGGGCGTGCAGCGGACATCAACTCGAGCATCAAAAAGAAGCACGATG is a window of Malassezia japonica chromosome 7, complete sequence DNA encoding:
- a CDS encoding uncharacterized protein (TransMembrane:8 (o12-35i67-94o114-138i159-178o230-249i256-272o278-294i306-328o); COG:T; EggNog:ENOG503NUA6), whose translation is MYDNYSGLYIPSALAISYFLAFASVSGVIVHVTLFHGKALWRQLRTPPKEANDVHMRLMNKYKEAPYWWYLAVFLVAFGMGVAIVIGAVFLLPVGVVTAISNQEVGLNMLSELIIGYILPGFPIAMMIFKSTMYTVSWQGVQFAMDQKLAHYMKVPPRATFIVQTVAATVGGIVNILVQQWAFSNIEGICRTDQPDKFTCAPSMTFGQASIVWGLIGPKYMFSPGRPYNALLYGFLVGAAVPLVMWLLALRFPKGPWRLINIPVMFAGIGSIPPATGIQYTAPILVGFLTQFVWKRFGSVTWSKYNYILAAALEGASAIAVVFIFFTLQFPKGPNQHFLNAGWWGNSAYKNTADYKGTPYLHVPKNGFQGTPAQLGLASQGKVPMDEALQPFFTVGFPCHLESLPTLHYSLVPSEHDESSDSEDELNAGQGMRLLPQLVPSERQPWPVIMRNAKSETFMESVDQWTKLLVLLDAADPDPHFTGLRRFFDTRLAKVLQEAPRSPEETLFASMTLGESGRNGSPAPPEPEATGAPVERRGSFTPGRLQKHFQWTRRPSLPAAMHSRPQDTDMAPVSQPRSILGSMRRSSRRGDGDAGTVNTDMYELWVASVPDETNARCVRFNVRLDLHAVRLAPSPSMAEPKNDARTKRAPGLEFTPVVRDDTSTPPTGAPSTVESLASDEVSGSVSRRSFVHRILDRGLRKSSVSGAPAASSQAWMRNHDHLDPYGPENAEAIDSDDEVDHRREDRPASGPRRSSSGSAAARSLGTHAMPSDLGRVEEDSLFEPSEYNSGLRSIMQDSKATTSMYDSDVPGVGDGEDFLALLRRASATVLRPGTQSSWNRGADDALPSILSYAMAQAFGWEGVQHLCYGAGSLCAQEQVFAPLGRAADINSSIKKKHDAVLSWRSNVQAGGEEFTGFPGVPDQDVLTPRLGDEPDSPVELRSTVSNNETQSDPSTDPAPRLARNVLGRTWSDWHALFSSIFGWVSEYETTRIRSGLAHEMDREVPQNIVAVSRRTGRAQPSPCVEDDALNAAHGFQRLPGIPEALRHGPQGEEHRDFRWSRSRLRSSHVHTPIIISSASVQFFVHQLGTSRWVFESAWELQYLDKCIFGSDMIRQRFPPPGEQVVPAAHAYQPSAGEPDISTPCPYPSTSGAWNTLAWRSWLATLREGHVIVPAVAWQAWWTLIAVLNGADRSGRWYDLQVKAPNDSFEDLDLSSVYI